The Malus domestica chromosome 13, GDT2T_hap1 genome includes a window with the following:
- the LOC103407983 gene encoding pentatricopeptide repeat-containing protein At3g12770-like — MNLSYACKTFALTTSRYYTCATAVHLPLNLLHFLQLAGTHHSLSLAEQAHAHIVTHGLQQNPFLATKLISAYALCGKPTESKLVFDSATLKSVYLWNSLINGYVKNCAYNEAFDLFMEMCNSYVLPDGYTLATMAKVSSEVRDLATGKYVHGKGLRAGFVVDTVVANSLMSLYYKCGRIDECRKLFDEMPQRNVGSWNALIAGYTSSLDHDFDKEIWEIAKSMVMNGVKPDGFTVSSLLPMCGGDDIRKWDHGRELHCYVVKYELDFKWGSDVHLGCCLIDMYSRSDRVASARRVFNHMKCRNVYAWTAMVNGYVQNGAPDEALVLFQKMQVEDGVQPNRVSLVSVLPACSSHVGLMGGKQIHGFAIRKEMSREVSLCNALIDMYSKCGSLDFARQVFEDDSFSKDAISWSSMISGYGLHGRGEEALDVYNKMLHLGIKPDTITIVGLLSGCGRSGLVKEGLSIYSSVTADFGIKPTVEMCACVVDLLGRSGELDRALDFIKTMPVEPGPSVWGALVTASVLHGNHDMQDLAYRFLIQVEPRNPSNYISLSNFYALSRRWDAVAEMRRMMKERGLKKEPGCSWISINSETHCFYVADKLHPRSISIYEMLDYLILAMKGACSSEAFEHPA; from the coding sequence ATGAACCTCTCGTACGCATGCAAGACATTTGCCCTCACAACCTCCCGTTATTACACTTGCGCCACTGCGGTCCACCTTCCCCTGAATCTCCTCCATTTTCTTCAGCTTGCAGGAACCCACCATTCCCTTTCGCTCGCCGAACAAGCTCACGCCCACATTGTCACTCATGGCCTCCAACAAAACCCTTTCCTCGCCACAAAGCTCATCTCTGCTTATGCACTCTGTGGAAAGCCGACCGAGTCGAAACTCGTCTTCGACTCGGCTACTCTCAAGAGTGTGTATTTATGGAACTCACTGATTAATGGCTATGTGAAGAATTGTGCGTACAATGAAGCTTTTGATCTGTTTATGGAAATGTGCAATAGTTATGTATTGCCAGATGGTTATACCTTGGCGACCATGGCGAAAGTTTCAAGCGAGGTTCGGGATTTGGCAACCGGAAAGTATGTTCATGGGAAGGGTTTGAGAGCCGGGTTTGTCGTGGATACCGTTGTTGCGAATTCTCTGATGTCTTTGTATTATAAATGCGGGAGGATTGATGAGTGTCGGAAACTGTTCGATGAAATGCCTCAAAGAAATGTTGGGTCTTGGAATGCGTTAATAGCGGGGTATACAAGTTCTTTGGATCATGATTTTGATAAGGAGATTTGGGAAATTGCTAAATCCATGGTGATGAATGGGGTGAAACCTGACGGATTTACCGTTTCAAGTCTTTTGCCTATGTGTGGAGGGGATGATATCAGGAAATGGGATCATGGGAGAGAACTGCATTGTTATGTTGTGAAgtatgaattggatttcaagTGGGGTTCGGACGTTCATCTTGGGTGTTGTTTGATTGATATGTATTCTAGGAGTGATAGAGTAGCTTCGGCCAGACGGGTATTTAACCACATGAAGTGTAGAAATGTTTATGCTTGGACGGCGATGGTCAATGGCTATGTGCAGAATGGAGCTCCTGATGAAGCTTTGGTTCTTTTTCAAAAGATGCAGGTGGAAGATGGGGTACAACCCAATAGAGTATCACTTGTGAGTGTCCTCCCTGCTTGTAGTTCGCACGTTGGTTTAATGGGCGGAAAACAAATTCATGGATTTGCTATCAGGAAGGAAATGAGTCGTGAAGTATCTTTGTGTAATGCTTTAATCGATATGTATTCGAAATGTGGGAGCTTGGATTTTGCAAGGCAAGTGTTTGAGGATGATTCTTTTTCTAAGGATGCAATCTCTTGGAGCTCAATGATTTCAGGATATGGATTACATGGAAGGGGTGAGGAAGCCCTTGATGTGTATAATAAGATGCTCCATCTTGGAATCAAACCCGACACGATAACAATCGTTGGGCTCCTTTCTGGTTGTGGAAGGTCAGGATTGGTAAAAGAAGGCCTTTCCATATATAGCTCTGTAACAGCTGATTTTGGAATTAAACCAACGGTGGAGATGTGTGCTTGTGTGGTGGATCTGTTAGGCCGATCAGGAGAGCTTGATCGAGCATTAGATTTCATCAAAACGATGCCTGTAGAACCTGGTCCAAGTGTTTGGGGAGCCTTAGTTACTGCTTCTGTGTTGCATGGGAATCATGACATGCAAGATCTAGCTTATAGATTTCTTATTCAAGTAGAACCCAGAAACCCTTCGAACTATATTTcactttcaaatttttatgcatTGTCTAGGAGATGGGATGCTGTAGCGGAAATGAGAAGAATGATGAAAGAAAGAGGTTTAAAGAAGGAGCCCGGATGCAGTTGGATAAGCATTAATTCTGAGACTCATTGTTTCTATGTTGCTGATAAATTACATCCTCGTTCAATTTCAATCTATGAGATGCTGGATTACCTCATCTTAGCAATGAAGGGAGCCTGCTCTTCTGAAGCGTTTGAACATCCAGCGTAG
- the LOC139190862 gene encoding peptide-N4-(N-acetyl-beta-glucosaminyl)asparagine amidase A-like has product MIGFSGFGSAALSFSGAVRLSQRRMGLFGVSRRTSQDKTYTGIYHVNISIHFYPAEKNLNYNYEQNLGNLDSGFHYWADLILPIKRNLPLNDDGFWYSNAPNEYITANNLRGTPGNGLFREVVVSLDGKVVGAIWPFTVIFNGGFNPLLWSPITAISSYNLLSYDIEITAFLGKSRKFGFTVTNALNDWFVDANLHLWLDKRSTKTEGELSKHSSLLLVVSLVLDFKGLNGTFLTRVGRYVSSTGWVKSSYGNIIIDTIQDLHNSNTMVMKNDGNTQIVNQTIHYNDTLHIRPPSSIIHSMSSTTTTTKPFPTKWGRLYES; this is encoded by the exons ATGATCGGATTTTCGGGGTTTGGCTCAGCGGCATTGAGCTTCTCAGGAGCTGTACGACTAAGCCAACGCAGAATGGGATTGTTTGGAGTGTCAAGAAGGACATCACAAG ATAAAACATACACAGGGATTTACCATGTGAATATTAGCATCCATTTTTACCCTGCTGAGAAGAATTTGAATTATAACTATGAGCAAAATTTGGGAAATTTGGATTCTGGGTTCCATTATTGGGCGGATTTGATCTTGCCCATTAAGAGAAATCTGCCTTTGAATGATGATGGGTTTTGGTATTCAAACGCTCCAAATGAGTACATTACTGCAAACAATCTTAGAGGTACTCCTGGAAACGGGCTTTTTAGGGAGGTTGTGGTGAGTTTAGATGGTAAGGTTGTTGGTGCTATCTGGCCTTTTACTGTGATTTTCAATGGAGGGTTCAATCCCCTCCTGTGGAGTCCAATTACTGCAATTAGCTCGTACAATCTCCTTTCTTATGATATTGAAATCACGGCCTTTTTAGGGAAGAGCCGCAAGTTTGGTTTTACTGTCACAAATGCCTTGAATGATTGGTTCGTTGACGCAAATTTGCATCTTTGGTTGGACAAGCGGAGCACGAAAACTGAAGGGGAGCTTTCAAAGCATAGTAGCTTGCTCCTTGTTGTTTCATTGGTTTTGGATTTCAAGGGTTTAAATGGCACATTTTTGACAAGGGTCGGCAGGTATGTGTCATCGACTGGATGGGTGAAGTCCTCCTATGGGAATATCATAATTGATACAATTCAAGACCTCCATAACAGTAATACAATGGTCATGAAGAATGATGGCAATACGCAGATAGTGAATCAGACCATCCATTACAACGATACACTTCATATTAGGCCGCCATCCTCCATTATCCACTCAAtgtcatcaacaacaacaacaacaaagccttttcccactaagtggggtcggctatatgaatcctag
- the LOC103427318 gene encoding probable folate-biopterin transporter 8, chloroplastic isoform X2: MIYSSISSENPWISSLSITPKPPPKKQPPFQRNPILCFHRLNPAGPIQPKAQIRNPILPNPATQIIYRKSRRSSSHEERRGFRFPQLGRQQMLFLCGFGYWMQGFRCFPWLALNFHMAHNLQMDPSTLQLVQHSANLPMVAKPLYGVLSDALYISGAHRVPYISIGVLLQVLSWGPMALIPVAARAVPTLMACVLLSNLGASIMEVAQDALVAEYGQEKNMTGLQSYAFMAAAAGGILGNLIGGYFLMKTPPRTMFLVFAVLLSAQLAISLRIREESLGLPQLPDNSLIRKPIFESIRKQFSELQMGIQEESIARPLIWIVASIAMVPVLSGSIFCYQTQYLHLDPSIIGMSRVIGQLMLLSTAVLYDRYWKKVPMRKLVGVVQLVYAFSLLLDLVLVRRINVRLGIPNEVFVLCFSGLAETIAQFKILPFTVLFANLCPQGCEGSLTSFLASALCLSSIASGVLGVGLASLIGITAGNYSSLPFGIMAQFLAALLPLGWLYILPMSEGVVRQERKRGFSRRSQKNRRVGRVVYGSVFIYRRERESEGEE, encoded by the exons ATGATTTATTCATCAATTTCTTCTGAAAATCCATGGATATCATCACTGTCAATCACCCCAAAACCCCCACCAAAAAAGCAACCTCCTTTCCAGCGAAACCCCATCCTTTGTTTTCACCGCCTAAACCCAGCAGGACCCATCCAACCCAAAGCCCAGATCAGAAACCCAATCCTGCCAAACCCAGCAACTCAAATTATTTACAGAAAATCCAGGAGAAGCAGCAGCCATGAGGAAAGGAGAGGCTTTCGATTTCCCCAACTGGGTAGGCAGCAAATGTTGTTTCTGTGTGGATTTGGGTACTGGATGCAGGGTTTCAGGTGTTTTCCATGGTTGGCTCTCAACTTCCACATGGCCCACAATCTGCAAATGGATCCTTCCACATTGCAGCTTGTGCAGCATTCTGCTAACCTTCCCATGGTGGCCAAGCCCTTGTATGGAGTCCTCTCTGATGCTCTTTACATTTCTGGTGCTCATAGAGTTCCTTATATCTCCATTGGAG TTCTTTTACAGGTCTTGTCTTGGGGGCCAATGGCGCTGATCCCTGTTGCAGCTCGAGCAGTTCCTACCCTCATGGCATGCGTTCTTCTGAGTAATCTCGGAGCGTCCATTATGGAAGTAGCACAGGATGCTCTTGTTGCAGAGTATGGCCAAGAAAAAAATATGACTGGCCTCCAGTCTTATGCATTCATGGCAGCAGCTGCTGGTGGAATTCTTGGTAACTTAATAGGTGGATATTTCTTGATGAAAACACCGCCCAGAACCATGTTTCTCGTATTTGCAGTTTTACTATCCGCTCAGCTTGCAATTTCATTGAGAATACGAGAGGAATCTCTCGGTTTACCACAATTGCCAGATAACAGTCTTATACGAAAACCAATCTTTGAAAGTATCAGAAAACAATTTTCTGAGCTGCAGATGGGAATTCAAGAGGAAAGTATTGCTCGCCCTCTTATTTGGATTGTAGCTTCTATTGCCATGGTCCCAGTCCTCTCAGGTTCCATCTTCTGCTACCAAACACAATATCTACATCTCGATCCTTCAATCATTGGCATGTCTCGAGTGATCGGCCAGTTGATGCTTCTTTCCACTGCTGTACTTTATGACCGTTATTGGAAAAAAGTTCCGATGAGAAAGTTGGTTGGTGTTGTTCAGCTGGTGTATGCCTTTTCCCTTCTTCTTGACCTTGTTTTAGTGAGACGGATCAATGTCAGACTGGGGATTCCAAATGAGGtgtttgttctttgtttttcgGGGTTAGCAGAGACTATTGCACAGTTCAAGATCTTGCCTTTCACAGTACTATTTGCTAATCTGTGTCCTCAGGGATGTGAAGGATCTCTAACTTCTTTCTTAGCATCAGCCCTGTGCTTATCGTCGATAGCTAGTGGGGTTTTAGGTGTTGGACTGGCTTCTCTGATAGGAATAACGGCAGGCAACTACTCAAGCCTGCCCTTTGGGATTATGGCACAATTCCTTGCTGCTTTATTGCCTTTAGGATGGCTTTATATTTTACCCATGTCAGAAGGTGTCGTTAGgcaggagaggaagagaggttTCAGTAGAAGAAGTCAGAAAAATAGAAGGGTCGGTCGAGTAGTGTATGGTTCAGTATTTATCTACAGACGTGAGAGAGAATCAGAGGGAGAAGAGTGA
- the LOC103427318 gene encoding probable folate-biopterin transporter 8, chloroplastic isoform X1 gives MRKGEAFDFPNWVGSKCCFCVDLGTGCRVSGVFHGWLSTSTWPTICKWILPHCSLCSILLTFPWWPSPCMESSLMLFTFLVLIEFLISPLEVLSWGPMALIPVAARAVPTLMACVLLSNLGASIMEVAQDALVAEYGQEKNMTGLQSYAFMAAAAGGILGNLIGGYFLMKTPPRTMFLVFAVLLSAQLAISLRIREESLGLPQLPDNSLIRKPIFESIRKQFSELQMGIQEESIARPLIWIVASIAMVPVLSGSIFCYQTQYLHLDPSIIGMSRVIGQLMLLSTAVLYDRYWKKVPMRKLVGVVQLVYAFSLLLDLVLVRRINVRLGIPNEVFVLCFSGLAETIAQFKILPFTVLFANLCPQGCEGSLTSFLASALCLSSIASGVLGVGLASLIGITAGNYSSLPFGIMAQFLAALLPLGWLYILPMSEGVVRQERKRGFSRRSQKNRRVGRVVYGSVFIYRRERESEGEE, from the exons ATGAGGAAAGGAGAGGCTTTCGATTTCCCCAACTGGGTAGGCAGCAAATGTTGTTTCTGTGTGGATTTGGGTACTGGATGCAGGGTTTCAGGTGTTTTCCATGGTTGGCTCTCAACTTCCACATGGCCCACAATCTGCAAATGGATCCTTCCACATTGCAGCTTGTGCAGCATTCTGCTAACCTTCCCATGGTGGCCAAGCCCTTGTATGGAGTCCTCTCTGATGCTCTTTACATTTCTGGTGCTCATAGAGTTCCTTATATCTCCATTGGAG GTCTTGTCTTGGGGGCCAATGGCGCTGATCCCTGTTGCAGCTCGAGCAGTTCCTACCCTCATGGCATGCGTTCTTCTGAGTAATCTCGGAGCGTCCATTATGGAAGTAGCACAGGATGCTCTTGTTGCAGAGTATGGCCAAGAAAAAAATATGACTGGCCTCCAGTCTTATGCATTCATGGCAGCAGCTGCTGGTGGAATTCTTGGTAACTTAATAGGTGGATATTTCTTGATGAAAACACCGCCCAGAACCATGTTTCTCGTATTTGCAGTTTTACTATCCGCTCAGCTTGCAATTTCATTGAGAATACGAGAGGAATCTCTCGGTTTACCACAATTGCCAGATAACAGTCTTATACGAAAACCAATCTTTGAAAGTATCAGAAAACAATTTTCTGAGCTGCAGATGGGAATTCAAGAGGAAAGTATTGCTCGCCCTCTTATTTGGATTGTAGCTTCTATTGCCATGGTCCCAGTCCTCTCAGGTTCCATCTTCTGCTACCAAACACAATATCTACATCTCGATCCTTCAATCATTGGCATGTCTCGAGTGATCGGCCAGTTGATGCTTCTTTCCACTGCTGTACTTTATGACCGTTATTGGAAAAAAGTTCCGATGAGAAAGTTGGTTGGTGTTGTTCAGCTGGTGTATGCCTTTTCCCTTCTTCTTGACCTTGTTTTAGTGAGACGGATCAATGTCAGACTGGGGATTCCAAATGAGGtgtttgttctttgtttttcgGGGTTAGCAGAGACTATTGCACAGTTCAAGATCTTGCCTTTCACAGTACTATTTGCTAATCTGTGTCCTCAGGGATGTGAAGGATCTCTAACTTCTTTCTTAGCATCAGCCCTGTGCTTATCGTCGATAGCTAGTGGGGTTTTAGGTGTTGGACTGGCTTCTCTGATAGGAATAACGGCAGGCAACTACTCAAGCCTGCCCTTTGGGATTATGGCACAATTCCTTGCTGCTTTATTGCCTTTAGGATGGCTTTATATTTTACCCATGTCAGAAGGTGTCGTTAGgcaggagaggaagagaggttTCAGTAGAAGAAGTCAGAAAAATAGAAGGGTCGGTCGAGTAGTGTATGGTTCAGTATTTATCTACAGACGTGAGAGAGAATCAGAGGGAGAAGAGTGA